TTACGCGATGTAAACTATGCTGGACCTGTCCGTCCTGATCATGGCCGCATGATTTGGGGAGAAACCGGGAAGCCAGGGTACGGGTTATATGACAGGGCATTGGGCGCTGTTTATCTGAATGGCATGTGGGAGGCTTTAACTAAAGAGAGAGCTGCTTTGAATAAGGAGTAGAAGCTCCTGGTGCCTCTATTGTAGCTTGCGTGCAGGGGATATTTGGTAAGTCGTTGCTTTCATCGAGTGGACAGTGATGGTAGAATGGGGTACGTTAGTTAAACAAGGATTCGAAACATTACGATACCTTATCCCCATTAAAGGAGATTATTTTGATGCCTTCAGAAATCATGCAAATCCTGTCCCGTGAAAAAATAGTGGCGATTGCTCGCGGAATTCCCGTAGAGTCCATCAATGCAACAGCTAAAGCGTTAGCTGATGGGGGAATTGTACTCCTTGAGGTTACCTTAAATACAGATGGCGCACTAAAAATGATATCGAAGCTTCGCTCAGACTTTGAGGGCCGTTTGCGTATAGGAGCGGGTACCGTTCTTGATTTGGGACAAGCCAAGGAAGCGGTAGCGGCGGGTGCTGAATATCTCATTTCCCCTAATTTAGATGAAGAAGTGATTTATTATGGCGTGGAGCAAGGTGTGGAGGTTTGGCCGGGTACTATGACTCCGACGGAAATCGTTCGTGCCTATAAGGCAGGGGCATCTGCGGTCAAATTGTTTCCAATGGGCTCGCTGGGAATTAACTATTTGAAAGAAGTCCGTGGGCCATTGAACAACATTCCTATGATTGCGACTGGCGGCGTGACCCTGCAAAATATTAACTCAGTCTTAGAAGCGGGAGCGATTGCAGTCGGCTTAGGCGGAAAGCTGATCGATACGCAGCTGGTGAAGGAAGGCAAATTCGATGAGCTGAGCCAGCTGGCCCGATCGTTCGTTAATGAGGTACAGGGAATAAAATCGGTGTGAGGTTATTCACTTTTCCGTTAAGGCTGGTGTCTTGTCGGGGAGGAAAATACACGCTATAAATTAAGAGATTTGTTAGTGAGGGCTGTCCCAGAAAGGTCAATTGCGACCTAGGGATGGCCCTTTTTTGAGCTGTACGAAATATTCGAGTAACAGGTTTGTGGAAGGCGCGAATGTGAGGAGTTGTACGAGATAATCGAGCAACTGGTTGTGGAGTGGCAAGATTGAAGAGAGTTATACGAATTATTCGAGCAATTGGGTTGCGAAGGGCACGATTGGAGCGAGGTATACGAAATATTCAAGTAAAAGGGTTGCGGAGTAGCACGATTGTGAGGAGTAATACGAAATAATCGAATAACGGTGTAGCGGAGGGGAACGAATGGAGCGAGTTATACGAAATATTCGAGTAACAGGGTTGCGGAGTGGCACGATTGTAAGGAGTTGTTCGAAATAATCGAACAACAGGATCCCGTAAGGCATGTTTGTAGTGGAGGTATTCGAAATATTCGAGCAACTGGTTTGTGAAAGGGCGCGATAGTGAGGAGGTATACGAAATAATCGAACAACGGTGTTGCGGAGTGGCACGATTGGAGCGAGGTATACGAAATATTCGAG
This portion of the Cohnella abietis genome encodes:
- a CDS encoding bifunctional 4-hydroxy-2-oxoglutarate aldolase/2-dehydro-3-deoxy-phosphogluconate aldolase, with the protein product MPSEIMQILSREKIVAIARGIPVESINATAKALADGGIVLLEVTLNTDGALKMISKLRSDFEGRLRIGAGTVLDLGQAKEAVAAGAEYLISPNLDEEVIYYGVEQGVEVWPGTMTPTEIVRAYKAGASAVKLFPMGSLGINYLKEVRGPLNNIPMIATGGVTLQNINSVLEAGAIAVGLGGKLIDTQLVKEGKFDELSQLARSFVNEVQGIKSV